The following proteins are co-located in the Anomalospiza imberbis isolate Cuckoo-Finch-1a 21T00152 chromosome 1, ASM3175350v1, whole genome shotgun sequence genome:
- the LOC137465020 gene encoding uncharacterized protein — MPASGRKRKANFSNDETETLVWNVVRHFSALYGSEALRAHPVRRKQLWTQIQSRVNFLGYTERSIDDLKHKWRDLRLDVKKKITSKKHLPMNRAGGPLHKPRLTPLEKMVASTFLQASHDSEPEIILDPDLFFPGASKQPFMHLQPGVSHPSIYIDTNGQPSALPDVEGSAVPRLPGQSPDPAGGCEYGRGEGQGGSAESGPELRTPDASAISPSLRNESLVSYASMSEEEEREGREVERGHGGAAGMQPGPEAPMSAEEDMKLSRQAMLIRRCSSQGSVTSLPEDSLNPADAHSDWGHEGVSDLPALGRGLDSAHPEEQAGGPGPEMGTLPRVLMGPTWEKAPAEEEPPARSPLHGALTEESLPSSASPPGDAPAAAGPARGLGCSRLREDRRESWRTSIHHLLDLEEQWDQLYHQELAMWQEERATQREERARDRELQFRLLGVLTDIRDELRYLRQERAGARQSPAPPPPEPRRDPSPLLEQPKAEPSFPEPSPAGSAGWADTAVPSRSPFGNRGRGRRRGRPRGSASRHRRLFLTNS; from the exons ATGCCAGCGTCTGGCCGGAAGAGGAAGGCCAACTTCTCCAATGACGAGACCGAGACGCTGGTCTGGAATGTGGTCCGGCATTTCAGCGCCCTGTACGGGTCCGAGGCCCTGCGGGCTCACCCCGTGCGGCGGAAGCAGCTCTGGACCCAAATCCAAAGCCGCGTCAACTTCCTGGGCTACACCGAGCGCTCCATCGACGACCTCAAGCACAAGTGGCGCGACCTGCGGCTGGACGTCAAGAAGAAGATCACCTCCAAGAAGCACCTGCCCATGAACCGCGCCGGGGGGCCGCTCCACAAGCCGCGCCTCACGCCCCTGGAGAAGATGGTGGCTTCCACCTTCCTGCAGGCCAGCCACGACTCGGAGCCCGAGATCATCCTGGACCCAG ATCTGTTCTTCCCCGGCGCGTCCAAGCAGCCCTTCATGCACCTGCAGCCCGGCGTGAGCCACCCCAGCATCTACATCGACACCAACGGGCAGCCCTCGGCCCTGCCCGACGTGGAGGGCTCGGCCGTGCCGCGCCTGCCGGGACAGAGCCCCGACCCCGCCGGCGGCTGCGAGTACGGCCGAGGAGAGGGGCAGGGCGGCTCCG CCGAGTCGGGACCGGAGCTGCGCACTCCAGACGCGTCGGCCATCTCCCCGTCCCTGCGAAACGAGTCCCTGGTCTCCTACGCCTCCATGTCGGAGGAAGAGGAACGGGAAGGCCGGGAGGTGGAGAGGGGCCACGGTGGGGCCGCGGGGATGCAGCCGGGGCCCGAGGCCCCCATGTCAGCGGAGGAGGACATGAAACTGTCCCGCCAGGCCATGCTGATCCGCCggtgcagctcccagggctccgTGACCTCCCTGCCCGAGGACTCCCTCAACCCCGCGGACGCTCACTCGGACTGGGGGCACGAGGGGGTGTCCGACCTGCCCGCCCTGGGCCGCGGGCTCGACTCGGCGCATCCCGAGGAGCAGGCGGGCGGCCCGGGCCCGGAGATGGGCACCTTGCCCAGGGTACTGATGGGGCCCACCTGGGAGAAAGCTCCGGCGGAGGAGGAGCCCCCGGCCCGCTCCCCGCTGCACGGCGCCCTGACCGAGGAGTCGCTGCCCTCCTCCGCCTCCCCGCCCGGAGAcgccccggccgccgccggccCTGCCCGCGGGCTGGGCTGCTCCCGCCTGCGCGAGGACCGCCGCGAGAGCTGGAGGACTAGCATCCATCACCTGCTCGACCTGGAGGAGCAGTGGGACCAGCTGTACCACCAGGAGCTGGCCATGTGGCAGGAGGAACGGGCCACCCAGCGCGAGGAGCGGGCGCGCGACCGGGAGCTGCAGTTCCGCCTGCTCGGCGTCCTCACGGACATCCGCGACGAGCTGCGCTACCTGCGCCAGGAGCGCGCCGGCGCCCGCCagagcccggccccgccgccccccgagCCCCGCCGCGACCCCAGCCCGCTCCTCGAGCAGCCCAAAGCCGAGCCCAGCTTCCCCGAGCCCAGCCCGGCCGGGAGCGCCGGCTGGGCAGACACCGCCGTGCCCAGCCGGAGCCCCTTCGGCAACCGCGGCCGGGGCCGGCGCCGCGGGCGGCCGCGCGGCTCCGCTTCCCGACACAGACGCCTCTTCCTCACCAACAGCTAG
- the LOC137485130 gene encoding uncharacterized protein, which produces MAEWAPAQVQEWNMEAPHLMPLQPPLLPERAHVREAQLHSAEASLWTVVATVQAMERKIDLLATRLLSLEGRSGTAEKKLLDCEKTAMEFGNQLESKWAVLGTLIQEYGLLQRRLENVENLLKNRNFWVLRLPPGPRGEVPKVPVTFVDIAVYFSAEEWKNLEEWQKELYNNLVKENYEALLSLDGALSRSEAQPRSERGDGPCVPEQRELEQRELPPDACTESLISTSDILSRIKQEVAFVGEQQFPEERGMPPDPCAGADALITAHDFLSWIKQEEEPCVREPWELPEREMLPPGPGPAGEGLLVKTEERCPHAEPPEEVGLPGSSGELLFPGTGFGTPEGQPAVPAAVALPAQHRLGKAPGPEPGPGADAGGVPAAPPGPAEERPHGCAECGKSFSGKKSLRIHQRSHAAERPYPCAECGKSFNCHSGLVRHQMIHRGERPYKCSECGKCYSRKEHLQNHQRLHTGERPFACAQCGKSFIRKQNLLKHQRIHTGERPYQCPACGRSFRYKESLKDHQRVHGAEPGPPPLPPPGILPPGDVVNPTGLAPSGRAVTRVPRGHGGVTSGRSRTSHARGRAGTCPERSEPAGQRRPPASSVPCRGDPSGCRPRHRTPSPRGGRGHSVSVAERLPPVPSCWREQPSPRAGPAAAGASPGGEAEEGSDSSVRAPCSGERAGGSSSAGAFSQVGPISTLGKVPISGPGPPACSSGCAESSPRPRAGRSDTPSCPQSEDGEMADASGVRSSGPDSAGREEKPPPAENAGAAGRPAASAASAATVHCPQNRHHSPGSRMISGSESWLACRKVEATIFSRGVRRGLWSGPPARFMGRCFLEVIFFLTSSRRSRHLCLRSSMERSTSVSVSSLEKLAFLFRPDAGIACEAAAEVEGAQLNLGPHSSLSAPGGNMGLREPEGAAEEGAEHAARAHRIASPGSRAPGRGEKERAAVAGGSAGGRRGPPGSLQPEAPGSPQAAATGAAGRDVAVLRISTTTSAMVNTVATVNTLNSSRETWDHIKNPGPSKCSKAMEKPLAVVHTWAGVRTSSPHEEHGSTLVEGLEEVRRGGLALQVPPQRGQAPPDLPFRGAGRHGRRLARVLALRHALVPVGLRRVPVALQLLPAGQAGCRGQGHGLGAGVRGEAGGAEAAGDEPRLNIAPGLCQHVQHIQQAGLPRAALRRQPPQQPAPVVALEVAGDAAVQGLGQGGGRRDEDHPDVGQLEVGVRLVLGQEEQDALALPPHPLVELLQPLGEERGRQAGQAAGAVAPRHLLQVDAPQAARPGAVPHRPQRHLLRAAGVGAEQQRQPLAGALALAGCAGRQRHRGLPAGEDLGRRVAAEEPGQHRAGPVLRRGLLRVPFLRRRLLAGEAVASAQASQPAAAGLGIGPGQVPGPELQQRAAHGQIWGCDTPKRLASSLCDTLGPSSISSTRTFSVSDSSFRSFRGAAVAPSAVPGERPVQGPGRWGPPVAPSPAGSARPLPQRPHAGARSARRRGSLWRRAPPPPLPARPAPSAWPLRPAAAEPPPPPPPGPAARPPAPPPRTARAAPRAMADWAPAEELECMMEPQELGLEQPLPAPEQGPGGEAELPAAEISLTLVTEIQAVDRKVDTQAAQLMNLEGRMRMAETKLIGCEKTAVEFGNQLESKWTALGTLIQEYGQLQKRLENMENLLKNRNFWILRLPPGAKGEVPKVPVAFNDASFNFSEEEWKSLNEWQKELYRHIMKGNYEAVVSMDAAISKPELLTRIEQGEDPNAEDQEDSEGGETPTDPSTEFFFPGPDDSSWGKYEETLAESHEGSEEEESMEVPGTYEQPCDEEGSESLELSRSLTGKWEEVFSNPEEEVQSSSKSQSGSAPPQRTATGNGLRRSVRRGRDLARKDPEEADKGPYICCECGESFLDKQLFAAHQKAHASEEACTSLERGESFRQKSKAKGQGPSRSKASKRPDGEKSSGFKYGFVRHQVNNMVERPYTCSQCKESFSLEVSLILHQKLHTGKGDGPLTCTYCGKDFRDLSKAIRHQRIHTGERPYQCTECGKSFIRRDHLLKHWRVHTGETPYQCPVCGKSFRLQISLLMHQRIHAGKNEMAFLCPQCGKNFTRPSHLLRHQRTHTGERPYQCSQCEKTFSEKSKLTNHYRIHTRERPHACAVCGKGFIRKHHLLEHQRIHTGERPYHCTECGKNFTQKHHLLEHQRAHTGERPYPCTECTKCFRYKQSLKYHLRTHMGE; this is translated from the exons ATGGCCGAGTGGGCGCCCGCCCAG GTGCAGGAGTGGAACATGGAGGCCCCTCACCTGATGCCGCTGcagccgccgctgctgccggaGCGTGCGCACGTGCGGGAGGCGCAGCTCCACTCCGCGGAGGCCTCGCTCTGGACCGTGGTGGCCACGGTGCAGGCCATGGAGAGGAAGATCGACCTCCTGGCCACCCgcctgctcagcctggagggcCGCTCTGGCACGGCCGAGAAGAAGCTGCTGGACTGCGAGAAGACGGCCATGGAATTTGGGAACCAGCTGGAGAGCAAGTGGGCCGTGCTGGGCACCCTCATCCAGGAGTACGGGCTGCTCCAGCGGCGCCTGGAGAACGTGGAGAACCTCCTGAAGAACAGGAACTTCTGGGTGCTGCggctgccccccggcccccggGGCGAGGTCCCCAAG GTGCCAGTGACATTTGTTGACATCGCCGTCTACTTCTCAGCGGAGGAGTGGAAGAACCTGGAGGAGTGGCAGAAAGAGCTGTACAACAACCTGGTGAAGGAGAACTATGAGGCTTTGCTGTCCCTGG atgGGGCCCTCTCGAGAAGCGAGGCCCAGCCCCGCAGCGAGCGCGGGGACGGGCCCTGCGTCCCTGAGCAgcgggagctggagcagagggagctgcCGCCGGACGCCTGCACGG AGTCGCTGATCTCCACCTCCGACATCCTGTCCCGGATCAAGCAGGAGGTGGCCTTCGTGGGGGAGCAGCAGTTCCCGGAGGAGCGGGGGATGCCGCCAGACCCCTGTGCAG gcGCTGACGCCCTGATCACCGCGCACGACTTCTTGTCGTGGATCAAGCAGGAGGAAGAGCCCTGTGTCCgggagccctgggagctgcccgAGAGGGAGATGCTGCCCCCGGGCCCTGGTCCTG ccgGCGAGGGGCTGCTGGTGAAGACGGAGGAGCGGTGCCCCCACGCCGAGCCCCCCGAGGAGGTGGGTTTGCCGGGCAGCTCCGGGGAGCTGCTCTTCCCCGGCACGGGCTTCGGGACCCCCGAGGGACAGCCGGCGGTGCCAGCGGCGGTGGCTCTGCCGGCGCAGCACAGACTGGGCAAAGCTCCGGGCCCcgagccgggcccgggggccgATGCCGGGGGCGtccccgcggcgccgccgggccccgccgagGAGCGGCCGCACGGCTGCGCCGAGTGCGGGAAGAGCTTCAGCGGCAAGAAGAGCCTGCGGATCCACCAGCGCAGCCACGCGGCCGAGCGGCCCTACCCGTGCGCCGAGTGCGGCAAGAGCTTCAATTGCCACTCGGGGCTGGTGCGGCACCAGATGATCCACCGCGGCGAGCGGCCCTACAAGTGCTCCGAGTGCGGCAAGTGCTACAGCCGCAAGGAACACCTGCAGAACCACCAGCGGCTGCACACCGGGGAGCGCCCCTTCGCCTGCGCCCAGTGCGGCAAGAGCTTCATCCGCAAGCAGAACCTGCTCAagcaccagcgcatccacaccggggagcGCCCGTACCAGTGCCCCGCCTGCGGCCGCAGCTTCCGCTACAAGGAATCGCTCAAGGATCACCAGCGGGTCCACGGCGCCgagccggggccgccgccgctgcccccgcCCGGGATCCTGCCCCCCGGGGAC GTAGTAAATCCTACTGGACTAGCGCCGTCAGGCCGCGCTGTCACACGTGTCCCCCGCGGGCACGGAGGCGTCACCTCGGGGCGCTCCCGCACCTCACACGCGCGGGGACGCGCGGGCACCTGCCCGGAGCGCTCCGAGCCCGCTGGGCAGCGCCGGCCGCCCGCCTCCTCTGTCCCTTGCCGCGGGGATCCATCCGGGTGCCGCCCGCGTCACCGCACACCGTCCccccggggcggccgcgggcaCTCCGTGTCCGTGGCGGAGCGGCTCCCGCCCGTCCCTAGCTGTTG GCGGGAGCAGCCCAGCCCGCGGGCAGggccggcggcggccggggcgTCTCCGGGCGGGGAGGCGGAGGAGGGCAGCGACTCCTCGGTCAGGGCGCCGTGCAGCGGGGAGCGGGCCGGGGGCTCCTCCTCCGCCGGAGCTTTCTCCCAGGTGGGCCCCATCAGTACCCTGGGCAAGGTGCCCATCTCCGGGCCCGGGCCGCCCGCCTGCTCCTCGGGATGCGCCGAGTCGAGCCCGCGGCCCAGGGCGGGCAGGTCGGACACCCCCTCGTGCCCCCAGTCCGA GGACGGGGAGATGGCCGACGCGTCTGGAGTGCGCAGCTCCGGTCCCGACTCGGCTGGGAGAGAAGAGAAACCTCCG CCAGCTGAGAACGCCGGCGCGGCCGGACGTCCCGCAGCCAGCGCAGCCAGCGCTGCAACCGTCCACTGCCCGCAGAACCGCCACCACTCACCTGGGTCCAGGATGATCTCGGGCTCCGAGTCGTGGCTGGCCTGCAGGAAGGTGGAAGCCACCATCTTCTCCAGGGGCGTGAGGCGCGGCTTGTGGAGCGGCCCCCCGGCGCGGTTCATGGGCAGGTGCTTCTTGGAGGTGATCTTCTTCTTGACGTCCAGCCGCAGGTCGCGCCACTTGTGCTTGAGGTCGTCGATGGAGCGCTCG ACCAGCGTCTCGGTCTCGTCATTGGAGAAGTTGGCCTTCCTCTTCCGGCCAGACGCTGGCATCGCCTGCGAGGCTGCGGCAGAGGTGGAAGGGGCACAATTGAACCTCGGTCCCCACTCCTCTCTGTCAGCTCCTGGGGGGAACATGGGGCTGCGGGAGCCCGAGGGAGCCGCGGAGGAGGGAGCCGAA CACGCGGCACGGGCGCACCGCATCGCCTCGCCCGGCTCGAGAGCACctgggaggggagaaaaggaaagggcaGCGGTGGCTGGTGGCAGCGCGGGGGGACGGCGAGGGCCCCCCGGCTCTCTCCAGCCAGAGGCACCCGGGAGCCCCCAGGCAGCCgccacgggggccgcgggcAGGGACGTGGCCGTGCTGCGCATCAGCACCACG ACCTCGGCCATGGTAAACACCGTGGCCACGGTGAACACCCTGAACTCCTCGCGAGAAACTTGGGACCACATCAAAAACCCTGGCCCTAGCAAGTGCTCCAAGGCCATGGAGAAGCCCTTGGCCGTGgtgcacacctgggcaggtgtgcGCACCTCAAGCCCCCACGAGGAGCACGGCAGCACA CTCGTAGAAGGCCTGGAAGAGGTCCGGCGAGGTGGCCTGGCACTCCAGGTACCTCCGCAGCGTGGCCAGGCTCCTCCAGACCTCCCGTTCCGAGGGGCAGGGCGGCACGGCCGCCGGCTCGCCCGCGTCCTTGCCCTCCGCCATGCCCTCGTCCCGGTCGGCCTCCGCCGGGTCCCCGTCGCGCTCCAGCTGCTCCCGGCTGGGCAGGCCGGGTGCCGAGGTCAGGGACACGGCCtcggcgccggcgtcaggggTGAAGCCGGCGGCGCGGAAGCAGCCGGCGATGAGCCCCGGTTGAACATCGCCCCAGGCTTGTGCCAGCATGTGCAGCACATCCAGCAGGCtgggctgccccgcgccgcgctCCGCCGGCAGCCACCGCAGCAGCCGGCGCCGGTAGTGGCCCTTGAGGTCGCCGGCGATGCCGCGGTCcaggggctgggccagggcgGTGGCCGGCGGGACGAAGACCATCCTGACGTTGGACAGCTGGAGGTAGGGGTGCGCCTCGTGCttggccaggaggagcaggacgCTCTTGCCCTGCCGCCGCATCCCCTCGTTGAACTCCTGCAGCCACTCGGCGAAGAGCGGGGCCGTCAGGCCGGCCAGGCTGCCGGCGCGGTAGCTCCACGGCATCTGCTCCAGGTTGACGCCCCGCAGGCAGCGCGGCCGGGGGCTGTCCCCCACCGCCCGCAGCGGCACCTTCTCCGAGCCGCTGGCGttggtgcagagcagcagcgTCAGCCTCTCGCCGGGGCTCTCGCCCTTGCCGGGTGTGCCGGCCGGCAGCGGCACCGCGGTCTCCCCGCAGGCGAAGATCTCGGCAGGCGCGTAGCTGCGGAGGAGCCCGGGCAGCACCGCGCCGGCCCAGTGCTCCGCCGTGGGCTGCTCCGCGTCCCCTTTCTCCGCCGGCGGCTTCTTGCCGGCGAGGCCGTGGCGAGCGCCCAGGCGAGCCAGCCAGCCGCCGCTGGGCTCGGCATCGGGCCGGGCCAGGTGCCcggccctgagctgcagcagcggGCGGCCCACGGGCAG ATCTGGGGCTGCGACACCCCGAAGCGCTTGGCCAGCTCGCTCTGCGACACCTTGGGGCCTTCCAGCATCTCCAGCACGCGCACCTTCTCGGTCAGCGACAGCTCCTTCCGCTCCTTCCGCGGCGCCGCCGTCGCTCCCTCCGCCGTGCCCGGGGAGCGCCCGGTGCAGGGGCCCGGGCGATGGGGGCCGCCCGtggcccccagccccgccggcTCGGCGAGGCCTCTGCCGCAGCGGCCGCACGC GGGCGCGCGGTCCGCCCGCCGCCGGGGGTCGCTATGGcgccgggcgccgccgccgccgctcccagCGCGCCCCGCGCCCTCGGCATGGCCGCTCCGCCCCGCCGCTGctgagccgccgccgccgccgccgcccggccccgccgcccgcccgcccgcgccgccgccccgcaccgcccgcgccgccccccgCGCCATGGCCGACTGGGCCCCCGCTGAG GAGCTGGAGTGCAtgatggagccccaggagctgggcctggagcagccgCTGCCCGCCCCCGAGCAGGGCCCCGGCGGCGAGGCCGAGCTGCCGGCCGCCGAGATCTCCCTGACGCTGGTCACCGAGATCCAGGCCGTGGACAGGAAGGTGGACACCCAGGCCGCCCAGCTGATGAACCTGGAGGGCAGGATGAGGATGGCGGAGACGAAGCTGATCGGCTGCGAGAAGACGGCGGTGGAGTTCGGGAACCAGCTGGAGAGCAAGTGGACGGCGCTGGGCACCCTCATCCAGGAGTACGGGCAGCTGCAGAAGCGCCTGGAGAACATGGAGAACCTGCTGAAGAACAGGAACTTCTGGATCCTGCGGCTGCCCCCGGGGGCAAAAGGGGAAGTGCCCAAG GTCCCCGTGGCCTTCAACGACGCCTCGTTTAACTTCTCTGAGGAGGAGTGGAAGAGCCTCAACGAGTGGCAGAAGGAGCTCTACAGGCACATCATGAAAGGCAACTACGAGGCCGTCGTCTCCATGG ACGCTGCCATTTCCAAGCCTGAGCTGCTGACACGGATTGAGCAGGGAGAGGATCCCAATGCTGAGGATCAGGAGGACTCCGAGGGAGGAGAGACCCCCACGGACCCCAGCACTG AGTTTTTCTTCCCTGGGCCCGATGACAGCTCATGGGGTAAATATGAAGAGACTCTGGCTGAAAGCCACGAAGGctctgaggaagaggagagcaTGGAGGTCCCTGGTACAT ACGAACAGCCGTGCGATGAGGAAGGCTCCGAGAGCCTGGAGCTTTCCAGGTCGTTGACAGGAAAGTGGGAAGAGGTTTTCTCCAACCCGGAGGAGGAGGTGCAGTCGAGCAGCAAGAGCCAGAGCGGGTCGGCCCCGCCGCAGCGAACGGCGACGGGCAACGGGCTGCGGCGCTCCGTGCGCCGCGGGAGAGACTTGGCCAGGAAGGATCCTGAGGAGGCCGACAAGGGGCCCTACATCTGCTGCGAGTGCGGCGAGAGCTTCCTGGACAAGCAGCTCTTCGCCGCTCACCAGAAGGCGCACGCCAGCGAGGAGGCCTGCACGTCCCTGGAGCGCGGCGAGAGCTTCCGGCAGAAATCCAAAGCCAAGGGCCAGGGCCCCTCCCGCTCCAAAGCGTCCAAGCGCCCCGACGGAGAGAAGAGCTCGGGATTCAAGTACGGCTTCGTCAGGCACCAGGTGAACAACATGGTGGAGAGGCCCtacacctgctcccagtgcaagGAGAGCTTCAGCCTGGAAGTGAGTCTGATCCTGCACCAGAAGCTGCACACGGGGAAGGGCGACGGGCCGCTGACGTGCACCTACTGCGGGAAGGACTTCCGAGACCTCTCCAAAGCCATCCgccaccagcgcatccacaccggggagaggccctaccAGTGCACCGAGTGCGGCAAGAGCTTCATCCGGCGGGACCACCTGCTCAAGCACTGGCGGGTGCACACCGGGGAGACCCCCTACCAGTGCCCCGTCTGCGGGAA GAGCTTCCGCCTGCAGATCAGCCTGCTCATGCACCAGAGGATCCACGCGGGCAAGAACGAGATGGCCTTCCTGTGCCCCCAGTGCGGCAAGAACTTCACCCGGCCCTCCCACCTGCTGCGGCACCAGCGGACTCACACCGGCGAGCGGCCCTACCAGTGCAGCCAGTGCGAGAAGACCTTCAGCGAGAAGTCCAAGCTCACCAACCATTACCGCATCCACACGCGGGAGCGCCCGCACGCCTGCGCCGtctgcgggaagggcttcatCCGCAAGCACCACCTCCTGGagcaccagcgcatccacacgGGCGAGCGGCCCTACCACTGCACCGAGTGCGGCAAGAACTTCACGCAGAAGCATCACCTCCTGGAGCACCAGCGGGCGCACACCGGCGAGCGGCCCTACCCCTGCACCGAGTGCACCAAGTGCTTCCGCTACAAGCAGTCGCTCAAGTACCACCTGAGGACGCACATGGGAGAGTGA